A stretch of Pirellulales bacterium DNA encodes these proteins:
- a CDS encoding HAMP domain-containing protein, whose product MSYTGLKRVLGETNLERKCRLLFGTCLLILITSSFWWYGARTDRIVFETNSFVARILVNQSLMKEHMNVFQTRLTPQANLQVSEIDKHTNAALARLLSTKDFEWQILHPENERNIGRPTSNFEWELMLRWQRLGETLKTDKDIDEAEHTDETWAQANIVKKIEPEDGVAEVSDAAKSEPRERNYYRYYQPLFARQGCVDCHKVQLTDTYPAWPNMKAGDLLAVIRVDLDMDRTLKKQAKNRSLLLFSAIVTVALAMAALYAIVRYVIVKPLKHLRDVSNAVRRGEVETRAVIQTGDEFEELGAAFNRMLRQLLRQQDELRAVNGELDGKIDELAQVNMRLYEMNQIKSDFLATVSHELRTPLNSIIGFSDLLANIATLDEKQRRFAGNIERSGKQLLEMINDILDLAKIESGRMEIRATEFDIGSVVLMQCDMARPLSERKRIDLDCEVAPGLPLMKQDRGKIEQVLNNLLSNAIKFTPDGGQIQVSARQDESGDLRLTVADTGVGISEADQTVIFEKFRQGSVVQPSGSAMTREFSGTGLGLSIVREMCRLLGGDVTVTSELGRGSEFVVLLPWHAPAPMRFESPIAEELRQLTKHRPDLAELRAIGGNGATGSRF is encoded by the coding sequence GAAGGAACACATGAACGTGTTCCAGACGCGGCTGACTCCGCAAGCGAATCTGCAGGTCTCGGAGATCGACAAACACACGAACGCCGCCCTCGCACGGCTGCTGAGCACCAAAGATTTCGAATGGCAGATCCTCCATCCCGAGAACGAGCGGAACATCGGCCGGCCGACCAGCAATTTCGAGTGGGAGTTGATGCTCCGCTGGCAGCGTCTGGGGGAAACGCTCAAGACCGACAAAGACATCGACGAGGCCGAGCACACTGACGAAACTTGGGCGCAAGCCAATATCGTGAAGAAGATCGAGCCGGAGGACGGCGTCGCCGAGGTGAGCGACGCCGCCAAGAGCGAGCCGCGCGAGCGCAACTACTACCGTTATTACCAGCCGCTGTTCGCCCGCCAGGGATGCGTGGACTGCCACAAAGTCCAGCTGACCGACACGTACCCTGCGTGGCCGAACATGAAGGCGGGCGATTTGCTGGCGGTCATTCGCGTCGATCTGGACATGGATCGCACGCTCAAGAAGCAGGCGAAGAACCGTTCGCTGCTGCTGTTCTCGGCGATCGTCACCGTGGCGCTGGCGATGGCCGCGTTGTACGCGATCGTTCGCTACGTGATCGTCAAGCCGCTCAAGCATCTGCGCGACGTCAGCAACGCGGTCCGCCGCGGCGAGGTCGAGACGCGGGCCGTCATCCAAACGGGAGACGAATTCGAGGAGCTCGGCGCCGCGTTCAATCGCATGTTGCGACAACTGCTGCGGCAGCAGGACGAGCTGCGCGCCGTGAACGGCGAGCTCGACGGCAAAATCGACGAACTCGCCCAGGTGAACATGCGCCTGTACGAGATGAACCAGATTAAGAGCGACTTCCTGGCCACCGTCAGCCACGAGCTGCGCACGCCGCTCAACAGCATCATCGGGTTCAGCGATCTGCTGGCCAACATCGCCACGCTCGACGAGAAACAGCGGCGTTTCGCCGGCAACATCGAACGCTCCGGGAAGCAACTGCTCGAGATGATCAACGACATTCTCGATCTGGCCAAGATCGAGAGCGGCCGCATGGAAATCCGCGCGACCGAATTCGACATCGGGTCGGTCGTGTTGATGCAGTGCGACATGGCCCGCCCCTTGAGCGAACGCAAGCGGATCGATCTCGATTGCGAGGTCGCCCCCGGGCTGCCGCTCATGAAGCAGGACCGCGGCAAGATCGAGCAGGTGCTCAATAATTTGCTGTCAAACGCGATCAAGTTCACCCCCGACGGCGGGCAGATCCAAGTCTCCGCTCGCCAGGACGAATCGGGGGATTTGCGCCTGACGGTCGCCGACACGGGGGTCGGCATCAGCGAGGCGGACCAGACCGTCATCTTCGAAAAGTTTCGGCAGGGAAGCGTTGTGCAGCCCTCCGGCAGCGCGATGACTCGCGAGTTTTCCGGGACGGGGCTCGGGCTGTCGATCGTCCGCGAAATGTGCCGCCTGCTGGGGGGGGACGTCACCGTGACCAGCGAACTGGGCCGCGGCAGCGAGTTCGTCGTGCTGCTCCCCTGGCACGCCCCGGCGCCGATGCGGTTCGAGTCCCCGATCGCCGAGGAACTGCGCCAGCTGACCAAGCACCGCCCCGACTTGGCCGAGCTCCGCGCCATCGGCGGCAACGGGGCGACGGGGAGCAGGTTCTAG
- the rnhA gene encoding ribonuclease HI produces MPDSSSAAPVVHLYTDGGCSGNPGPGGWAFVLKHPASGKSIERSGGERDTTNNQMELMAVIAGLETLKRRSRVELFTDSVYVGKGISEWMPKWKANGWRRKEGSKLVPVKNEDLWRRLDALLAKHHVKYTRVAGHSGHPENDRCDELAVAAYQKYL; encoded by the coding sequence ATGCCCGACTCCTCCTCCGCCGCTCCCGTGGTTCACCTCTACACCGACGGCGGTTGCAGCGGCAATCCGGGGCCGGGAGGCTGGGCGTTCGTTCTCAAGCACCCGGCCTCGGGCAAGTCGATCGAACGGAGCGGCGGCGAACGCGACACGACCAACAATCAAATGGAGCTGATGGCCGTGATCGCGGGGTTGGAGACGCTCAAACGTCGCTCGCGGGTCGAGCTGTTCACCGACAGCGTCTACGTCGGCAAGGGGATCAGCGAGTGGATGCCCAAGTGGAAAGCCAACGGTTGGCGCCGCAAGGAGGGGTCGAAGCTGGTCCCCGTGAAGAACGAAGACCTCTGGCGACGGCTGGACGCGCTGTTGGCCAAGCACCACGTGAAATACACCCGCGTCGCCGGCCACAGCGGCCACCCCGAAAACGACCGCTGCGACGAACTGGCCGTGGCCGCGTATCAGAAATACCTGTAG
- a CDS encoding VOC family protein codes for MKSRISMITLGVRDLPAAVTFYEEGLGLPRMESPPEVAFFTLNGTWLALYGREALAEDATVPAEGRGFGGVALAHNVASKAEVDAVIAEAARAGATIVKPPQQASWGGYSGYFQDLDGHLWEVAYNPHFWVGPADEG; via the coding sequence ATGAAATCCCGCATCAGCATGATCACGCTCGGCGTGCGCGACCTGCCCGCGGCCGTGACGTTTTACGAAGAAGGGCTCGGCCTGCCGCGAATGGAGTCGCCGCCGGAGGTGGCGTTCTTCACGCTCAACGGAACGTGGCTGGCGCTCTACGGGCGCGAGGCGCTGGCCGAGGACGCGACAGTGCCGGCCGAAGGGCGGGGATTTGGGGGAGTCGCCCTGGCCCACAACGTCGCCAGCAAAGCCGAGGTCGACGCCGTGATCGCCGAGGCGGCGCGGGCCGGGGCGACCATCGTCAAACCGCCGCAGCAGGCGTCGTGGGGCGGCTACAGCGGTTACTTCCAGGATCTCGACGGCCACCTGTGGGAGGTGGCGTACAATCCGCACTTTTGGGTCGGACCGGCGGACGAGGGGTGA